The region GGCACGGTCAACGTCTCCCCCGGAGGTGCTCGTCGATGAACGTGCTGGAACCCCCCAGCTCCGTTGCTCCCACGTCGGACGGTGACTTCGCCGCCTGGTTGGCCGAGCGGGCCGGCCGGTTGCTGCTGCGGGTACGCGCCGAACACGGTCACGACGACCCGGCCGCGTTGAAGCGCGCGGGTGACCAAGCGTCGCACCACCTGCTGCGGGACGAACTGGCCCGGCACCGGGGCACCGACGCGGTGCTCTCGGAGGAGGACGACGACGCCCGGCGGGCATGGGCCGACGGTACGGCCGGAGCCGCACCGGACCGGCTCGGCGCCGACCGGGTGTGGATCATCGACCCGTTGGACGGGACGCGGGAGTTCTCCGAGCCGGGCCGGTCGGACTGGGCGGTGCACGTGGCGCTCTGGGCGCGTACCGCCGCGACGGAGCATCGGCTCGTCGCGGGCGCCGTCGCCCTGCCCGCCCAGCACCGCACCCTCGGCACCGAGAATCCCCCGCCCCGACCGGCGGCGCCGGATGGGCGGACGATCCGGTTGGCGGCGAGTCGTAGTCGGCCGCCGGCGTTCCTGACGGAGTTGGCGGAGGAGGTGGGTGCGGAGTTGGTGCCGATGGGGTCGGCGGGTGCGAAGATCGCGGCGGTGGTCGGTGGTGAGGTGGACGCGTACGTGCATGCGGGTGGTCAGTACGAGTGGGATTCGGCCGCGCCGGTGGCTGTGGCGACGGCCACGGGTCTGCACGCTTCCCGAATCGACGGTTCTGCGCTGAGATACAACGAGGCTGACCCCCGGCTGCCCGATCTGGTGGTCTGCCGGCCGGAACTGGCCGAGCCACTGCTCGCCGCACTGCGCCGGCACCTGTCCCTCGTGCCGGCGACGACCACGGCAGCCGGCTGACCGCGATGGCAGACGTGGACATGACTACCCCGGCGGCGTACCGGGTGTCGCATCTGGATGCTCTGGAGGCGGAGAGCATCTTCGTCATGCGTGAGGTGGTGGCCGAGCTGGAGCGTCCGGTGTTGCTGTTCTCGGGCGGTAAGGATTCGATAGTGATGCTCCGGTTGGCGCAGAAGGCGTTCGCTCCGGGCAGGATCCCGTTTCCGGTGATGCACGTCGACACGGGGCACAACTTCGCCGAGGTTCTGGAGTATCGGGACCGGCGGGTGGTCGAGTTGGGGTTGCAGTTGGTGGTGGCGTCGGTGCCGGAGGCGTTGGAGTCGGGGTTGGTGCGGGAGTCCGCTGATGGGATGCGGAACCGGATCCAGACTCCGGTGTTGTTGGCGGCGGTGGAGAAGTACCGGTTCGATGCCCTGTTCGGGGGTGCGCGTCGGGATGAGGAGAAGGCGCGGGCGAAGGAACGGGTGTTCAGCTTCCGGGACGATTTCGGGCAGTGGGATCCGAAGAACCAGCGGCCGGAGTTGTGGTCGTTGTACAACGGTCGCCATCATCCGGGTGAGTCGATCCGGGTGTTCCCGTTGTCGAACTGGACCGAGCTCGACATCTGGCACTACATCGCCAGGGAGCGGTTGGCGTTGCCGTCGATCTACTACGCGCATGAGCGTGAGGTGATCGAGCGGGACGGGATGTTGTACGCGGTGAACGAGTTCATCGCCCCGCGTGGTGGTGAGGTGCCGTTTACCGAGCGGGTCAGGTACCGGACGGTCGGTGACGCCTCCTGCACGGCGGCGGTCCGTTCGGTCGCCGACTCGGTGGAGTTGGTGATCGAGGAGGTCGCCGCGACGAGGATCACCGAGCGTGGGGCGACCCGTGGTGATGACCGGGTCAGCGAGGCCGCGATGGAAGACCGCAAACGGGAAGGCTACTTCTGATGAGCACCACAGCGGTCACCGAGGTGGTTCCGGTCGAGGGTCGGGCGATGGACCTGTTGCGTTTCGCCACCGCCGGGAGTGTCGACGACGGGAAGTCGACCCTGATCGGCCGACTGTTGTACGACACGAAGTCGTTGTTCACCGACCAGTTGGCCGCCGTCGAGGCGGTCAGTGCGGCTCGGGGGGACGAGTACACGAACCTGGCGTTGCTCACCGACGGTCTGCGGGCCGAGCGGGAGCAGGGCATCACGATCGATGTGGCGTACCGGTACTTCGCCACCCCACGGCGGAAGTTCATCATCGCCGACACCCCCGGGCACGTGCAGTACACCAGGAACATGGTCACCGGTGCGTCGACCGCCGACCTGGCGTTGATCCTGGTCGACGCCCGTAAGGGCCTGGTCGAGCAGTCCCGGCGGCACGCGTTCCTGTGCTCGTTGCTGCGGGTGCCGCACCTGGTGCTGTGTGTCAACAAGATGGACCTGGTCGACTGGTCCCAGGACGTCTTCGAACGGATCAGCGACGAGTTCACCGCGTTCGCCGCGAAACTCGAAGCACCCGACCTGACCGTGGTCCCGATCTCCGCCCTGCACGGCGACAACATCGTCACCCGGTCGGAACACACCCCCTGGTACGAGGGCCCGTCGCTGCTGCACCACCTCGAACGGGTCCACATCGCCTCCGACCGGAACCTGGTCGACGTCCGGTTCCCGGTCCAGTACGTGATCCGCCCGCAGTCGACCACGGTCACCGACTACCGCGGCTACGCCGGACAGGTCGCCTCCGGGGTACTCAAACCCGGCGACGAGGTGATGGTCCTGCCGTCGGGGTTCACCAGCAGGATCGCCGGCATCGACACCGCCGACGGACCCGTGACCGAGGCGTTCCCACCGATGTCGGTCACCGTCCGCCTCACCGACGAGATCGACATCTCCCGCGGCGACCTGATCTGCCGACCGAACAACGCCCCGACCATCGCCCAGGACATCCAAGCGATGATCTGCTGGATGGACGAAAGCCGGCCGCTACGCCCCGGTGCGAAATACGCCATCAAACACACCACCCGCACCGCCCGGACCGTCATCCGCGAACTCCACTACCGCCTCGACGTCAACTCACTACACCGCGACGAGACCGCCACCGAACTCGGCCTCAACGAAATCGGCCGGATCCGACTCCGGACCACGATCCCACTCCTCGCCGACGAATACCGCCGCAACCGCACCACCGGCGGCTTCATCCTCATCGACGAGACCACCAACCGCACCGTCGCCGCCGGCATGATCGTCGACACCAACTAACCCACCAGCAGAAAGGGGCCCTTCCCGTCGTGTTGCGATGGGAAGGGCCCCTCTGCACGTCAGATCTCGCGGGTGTTGATGCCGCCCACTAGGTCAGCCGGGAAACATAGACGGTGTTGGTGGCGATGCGTTCCTGTAGCGGATTGGGAAAACTGACGACGTGCGCCTTCGTCGTGGCGAACACCTCGTCGAGTACGGCGATGAAGTCGTCGTCGGGTGGATCGTTCGACCAGAGCGCGAACACCCCGCCCGCCCGCAGCCGCCCGGCCAACCGCCGTAGGCCGTCGGGCGTGTAGAAGGCGGCATTGCCCGGATGCAGCACCTGACGTGGCGAATGGTCGATGTCGAGCAGGACGGCGTCGAACCGGCGACCGGGGGCGTCGGGGTCGAACCCGGTGTCGCCAGCGGCCATGGCGAAGAAGTCGCCGTGCACCAGCCGGGTACGCGAATCCGAGGTCAGCTCGGCGGCGTACGGCAGCAGCGCGTCCCGGTGCCAGCCGATGACCGCACCGAGCGCCTCGACCACCGTCAGCGAGCGCACCCGCCGATCCTCCAGCGCCGCTCGTGCGGTGTAGCCGAGGCCGAGGCCGCCGACGATCACGTCGAGGTCGCCACCGGAGAGTTCGGCCAGGCCCAGCCGGGCCAGCTCGACCTCGGCCACGGTGAACAGGCTGGACATGAGGAACTCGTCGTCGAGCTTGACCTCGTACACCTCGACCCGCAGCGACGGGTCGAACCGGCGACGCAGACTGATCGCGCCGATCTCCGTCTCACGCCAGTCGAGCTCCTCGAAACGCGCACCCACCCGTAGCCTCTCCTCTGGTCGGCACCGCCGGCAGCCCCAGATTCCCAGCTCACGGGGCCGGAAGCGATTGTCTGCACCCTACAGGGCAGGTCCCGCCCACCGTGGTCGGGCGATCGACGGGCCCGCGGGCGTCGTTCGAGCGGCGATGACCTTGCCGATAGCATCGGGATCATGGCATTGCTGCACCGAGCCTCACTGCACCCCACCAAACTTGAGCTTCTCGCGCCGTGGCTGCCCGGTCGCCGCTGGTACCGGGGGTCGCCGGGCGCCGAGATCGTCCGGGTGGCGGCCTGCCGCTTCGACGACCCGGCGGGCGAGGTCGGGATCGAGACGCTCCTCGTCAGCGCCGGTGACTCGCCGGCGCACCAGGTCCCGCTCACCTACCGTGGCGCGCCCCTGGACGGCGGCGAGCGCTGGTTGGTCGGTACCACCGAGCATTCGGTCCTCGGCCGGCGCTGGGTGTACGACGCGTGCGGGGATCCGGTGTACGTCGCCGCGCTGGCGAGCACCATCCACACCGGTGCCGGGCAGGCGGAGGAGTTCGTCCAGGTCGACGGTCGACTCGATCGGCGCGATCCCGACATGGTCGTCGTCGGCAGCGGCACCCGTGACGCCGACGTCCCCGCCGCCGGTGGACACCGTCCCGTGGTGACGGACGAGGACGACGCCACCGTGATCACGGCGGGCCGGGTGCGGCTCACCGTGATCCGTCGGCCCGGCGGCGACGAGCGGCCGGACAGGCCGACCCTCACCGGTACGTGGAGCGGCCAGCCGAACCCACTGACACTGGCGTACGCCGATGTCGCCCCTTGACCGGCGCGTACGTTGATCGATACGGTCAATGGATCTTGCCGCTGGCTGGCGTAGCGGAGCGCGGGATCCCTTCGCGACCACATCCCGGGGACTGGCGTTCACCGCCGAGACCTGCCCCGACCCCGGTGTGGAACGGACCTTCCAGACCCAGGTCGTGGACACCTACGCCGAGCATCGGCTCGCCATGTTCGAGGCGTTGGAGACGACCGCCGACCCGGACCAGCACGGGGTGATCGAGGGCAGGGCGCCCAAGGGCGCGGTGCTGCGGATCAGAAAGTCCTTCACCATGTACACCCAGCCCCACCTCCAGTCGGACGGGACGACCCGACCGACCCCGTTCGACACGACGTTGACCTCCGATCTGAAGGTCAGCAGGTCCAACGGCAGGTTCAGCTGGGCGGTCAATCCGTCCTACCGGCCGGTGCCTCCGTACCAGACCGGTGGGGTGCAACCGAACCAGACCGGGTTCTACCGCGAGCCGTGGATCCTGACCTGCGAACGGCCGGACGGCACGGTGCTGCAACGTACGCCGGTCAACGTCAACCTGGGGCAGCGGGTGACGGTCGACCTGAAGCAGTGCTCCCGTAACTTCCACAGGAAGTCGCACTGACCCACGCCCCGATCCGGGGGAGGGCGAGCGACCTTCCCCCGGTCGGGGGCCGATCCCGTCGCGCACGGGCACCTCGGCACCCGCCCGACACCGTCAGGGCGTCAGCATCTCGGTCCGGTACTCGGCTGCCAGCCGTCCGGCCCGTGCCTTCCGCTCGTCCTGCTGCGCGGCGTCGAGCTTCGGCGCCGGTGCCGTCGGGCCGTCCACCGGGTCGCCGACCCGCAGGAAGAACTCGTCCTGCCCGGCCGGGGTGCACATGCAGAGCAGGCGCGCGGGATGGTCGGAGGAGTTACGGAAGAAGTGCGGCGCGTTCGCCGGGATGTTCACGGTCTCCCCGGCCCTCGCCACGGTGCTCTCGCCCCGGAAGGTGAACTCGACGGCCCCGTCGAGCACGGTGAACATCTCCTCGAAATCGTGCCGGTGCGGGGGCGGCCCACCGCCGGGCGGGACCCGCATGTCGATCAGGCAGTACCGTCCGGCGGTCTGTTCGCCGGCGACGAGGATCGTGTAGGTGCCGCCGGCGACCGCGACGTGCGGCAGTGCGGGATCGTCGGGCCGGGAGTGGACCAGGGTGCGGTTGGGGTCGTCGGGCGGGATGGCGGAGTCGTTCATGCCCTGTCTCCCATCTTGGCGAACCACGTGGCGGACCTCGTCCTCCGCTTCCTGCCGTATTTACCCATGGTGCGGGATCGAAACGTGGCGTGCCCGAGCCCGACTCGATGTCGATCCCGAGGGAAAACCCAAACCCACCCGCCGTCGTACGGCCACCGAGCCACGCGTCCACAACGGAGCGCACCGGAACCGTTTTCGATACGTCGTACGAATGAACCGGCCTTTGCCGGCGCGTTCCCCATCCGACACGAACCGGCTCTACCGAATATGTCGGTCCGGGACCCGATGGCGGTTCGTCTGCTCTGCGCTAATCAAAGGGACACCGGCAGGCCATTCCGCCTACGCTCGCCCCGAGGGATCACCGATCGGGCATTCGAGCGGAGGAACGTTGAACTCTCCGGACAGTGAGCTGGTCAAACGGGCGACGGCGACGCGGCTGGCCGCTCGGCGTGAGCGTCACCGGCGCCGTCCGGCGGTCGTACGGGCCCTGATCGACCTCGGCGGTGGCCTGCTTTCCCTGGTGGGCCTGGTGTTGCTGTGGGCTCCGGAGTTCGGCCTGCCACTGTTGTTGGCGGGCTTCGGGCTGCTGGCCCTGGAGTTCGACTGGGCGTTTCGCGCCCGAGCCTGGACCGAGTGGCGTGCCGCGCTGCTCCGTCGGCGGTTCGTGACGCAGCCACCCGCGGTACAGGCCGCCCTGCCGATCACGATGCTGGCAATCATCGGCATTGTGCTCTGGCGGGTACTCTTCTGACGAGAATCAGTACGTGCCGAATGGTGCTGACCCGGTTCCGCCGATGAACGGAAACGGCATCCGACCGGCGGGCCCCATTTCGACCGGCCGCTTTCCTGGAATTGGGGCGGTCAGCCGGGCCTGCGGGTGCCGGTGACGCTACTGCGCGGCAGTCGGCCGGCGCGGGAGTGCCCGGTGAGGGTGTCGCCGACCACGGTGACATCGAAGTCCAGGTTCAGCCGCATGGGCCGGGTGACCAACTGTCGCCAGGTGACCCGGCGGCCCTCGGCCGCCGCCTGCTCCTCGATGTCGGTCAGCGAGACGGTCTCGCCCGTGCTCTCGGCCAGGCCGCGCGGGCCCGCCACGGTGTCGGTGAAGGTGTAGACGACGGCGAGGGTGCCGACCGGCGTCCTCAGCCTCAGATCCCATGTCCCGACGATGGAGTTCACGAGTTCCTTCCGGATGCGACGGGTGATCGACTACGGGTGACCTGGCGGGCGACTCAGACCGCGACCGGTTGCCGTCCGACGTTCCGCCAGACGGTGCCACGGCGCTCGTACTCGAAGAGGGCCTCGACGGCGTGGGCGACCCTCGGCCCGTACTCGCGTTCGAGGATGTGCAGTCCGAGGTCCAGCCCGGAGGTCACTCCCCCGGCGCTGATCAGGTCGCCGTCGTCGACGACCCGGGCCGGTACGGCGGACACGCCGGTTGCCTGTAGCACGTCCATGCCCTGCACATGGGTCACGGCATGGCGTCCCGTGATCAGGCCGGCCATCGCCAGGGCGAGCGAACCGCCGCACACGGCGGCCACCGTCACCTCCGGGTTGTCCAGCGCCTGCCGGATCAACGGCACGGCCTCGGTGTCGCCGAAGCGGGCGAGCAGCACCGGGATCGTCTCGATCCCCTCGTCGGGATCACCGACGGTCGGTCCGCTGGCACCCGGCACCAGGACGTAACCGGGTCTGGCCGGGTCGAGCCGGGAGGTGGCGTCCAGCACCAGGCCACGGGTGCCGCTCACCACCGGACCGGGACCCTGCGCGCGGACGAGTTCCACGACCAGCTCACCACCCACCGCGTCACTGCCGGCCGCGAGCACCTCGAACGGCGCGATCACGTCCAGCGGGTCGAAGCCGTCGAACAGAACGATCTGGGCGTACATCGGGACTCCTCGAACTGGTGCGGATGGGTGTCGGTGCCCCGTCCATGTTCGGCAACCCGGGTCGACAACTCCACTGGCTCGAATGCCATCCTCCGGCTGAATTTTGCCAACCTGATCCGACCAGGTGTTGTCGCCATCCACACGCTGTCTCGCCGATCGCCGCGCGTACGGTCGGGCGCTAGGATTTTGCCGTGCACACCGTGGTCGTCCTCGCCCTGCCGGACACCATCGCGTTCGACCTGACCACGCCGATCGAGGTGTTCGGCCGGGTGCGCCTGCCTGGCGGCCGACCCGGCTACCGGGTACAGGTCTGCGCGGACGAACCCACCGTCACCGCCGGACCGATTCGGCTGGCCACCGACCACGGGCTCGACGCGCTGACCCGCGCCGACACGATCGTCGTGCCCGGCCGCAACGACCCGTCGGCCGCGACCCCGGCAGCCGTCGCGGACGCGCTGCGCGAGGCCGCCGCCGCCGGCACCCGGATCGCCTCCATCTGCGTCGGCGCCTTCACCCTCGCCGCGGCGGGTCTGCTCGACGGCCGGCGCGCCACCACCCACTGGGCCGCGACCGACCGGTTCCGCGCCGCCTTCCCCGGCGTCGACCTCGACCCCGACGTGCTCTACGTCGACAGCGGTCAGATCGTGACGTCCGCCGGTGCCACCGCCGGGATCGACATGTGCCTGCACCTGGTCGGCCGGGACTACGGGGCCGCGGTCGCCGCCGACGCCTCCCGGCTGACCGTCGCACCGCTGCACCGCGACGGCGGGCAGGCGCAGTTCATCGTGCGCGCCGGCCCCGGTCCGACGGCACCCGCACTCGCCCACGTCCTCGAATGGATCGAGGAGAACTCGCACCGGGACATCGACCTCGGCGACCTGGCGGACCGGGCCGCCATGAGCATCCGTACGCTCAACCGCCGCTTCCACGAGGAGACCGGCCACACGCCCATGCAGTGGCTCAACGGTGTGCGGATCCGCCGGGCCCGGGAACTGCTCGAAACGACCGACCACGGGATCGACCGGGTCGCCCGCCAGGTCGGCTTCACCTCGCCGACAAACTTCCGTACCCAGTTCAAACGCGTCAGCGGCGTCGCGCCTCGGGCGTACCGCGGCACTTTCCGGACCGACCGGCACTGACGCCGGGCCGGCCGGTCCGGCCGGGAGCCGCTGGTCCGGGCCGGGTCCGTGCCATGATCGGGTACGGGTGGTCCGCGCCGCTTCGACGGCGGTCGTCAGCGGCGGGTGACGATGGTGCGGGAGACGAGGATGGCCGTTCGGGTCGCGGTGCTCGACGACTACCAGGACGTGGCGCGCGAGTTCGGCGGCTGGAACCGGCTCGGCGACCGGGTCGAGCTGACCGTCTTCACCGACCACGTGGACGACGCCGAGGTGCTCGTGCGGCGACTCGCCGACGCCGAGATCGTGGTCGCGATGCGGGAACGCCCGATCCGTGGGCCCGCCGATCGTCCGGTACGGCGGCGGCCTTGCCGCACCACCGATCGATAGGTAACGTATCGAAGCGTTATGAATACGGTGCGCAATCACCGGAGGTGTCGATGACCGGCTCCACGACCACCGACCTGCCGTTGTTCCCTTTCTTCAACACCGCAAGCCCGTTCGCCCCGCTCACCGAGGCCGACCGCGCCACGATCGACGACCCGCTCACCCCGGTCCAGCTACCCACCGGCCAGCGGGCCTGGCTGGTCACCCGGCACGCGGACGTACGCCAGGTGCTGCGCCATCCGGGATTCAGCGCCGACTTCGGCCGACCCAACTTCCCGATGCTGCGAGCGGTGTCGCTGGGAAGCGACGAGGACCGGCAGGGCGGCTTCATCCGGATGGACGGCGAGGAGCACAGCCGGCTGCGCCGCATGCTCACCGCCGAGTTCATGATCAAGAATATTCGCCGGATCGAGCCGCTCATCCAGGAGACCGTCGACCGGGCCCTCGACGACATGTACGACGCGGGTCCCCCCGCCGACCTGGTGCACTCGTTCGCGCTGCCCGTACCGTCGATGGTGATCTGCCACCTGCTCGGGGTGCCGTACCAGGATCACGGGTTCTTCCAGGCGCGCAGTCACACCCTGCTGGACCAGAGCGCCTCGGCGGAAAGCGTCGCGACCGCCGCCCAGGAACTCCGTGACTACCTGCGCTCCCTGATCGAGGCGAAACAGCGGTCCACCGTGGACTCGGAGGACCTGCTGAGCCGCCTGGTCAACGAGCGGGTACGGACCGGCGAACTGACCGTCGGCGAACTGGTGGGGATGGCCCTGCTGCTGCTCATCGCCGGCCACGAGACCACCGCGAACATGATCGGCCTGAGTACGCTGCTGCTCCTGCAACATCCCGGCCACCTGGCCGCGCTGCGCGCCGACCCGACGCTCGCGCCCGGACTGGTCGAGGAACTGCTGCGTTACCTCACCATCGTGCGCAGCGGCCTGCCCAGACTGGCCACCGAGGACATCGAGGTCGGCGGTCACCTGGTCAGGGCCGGCGAGGGTGTGATCGCGCTGCTCTCCCTCGCCAACCGGGACGACGCCGTGTTCGGCGACCCCGAGGACTTCGTCCTCGACCGGCAGGCGCACCAGCACATCGCGTTCGGCTTCGGCGTACACCAGTGCATCGGTCAGCCACTCGCCCGCGCCGAGCTGCGGATCGCGCTGGTCGAACTCGCCCGACGGTTCCCCGACCTGCGTGCCAACGCCGCGCTGGCCGACATACCCGGCCGGACCACCTCGGTCGTGTACGGGCTCACCGAACTTCCGGTCACCTGGTGAGCGGCGGCCAGCCGGTGCGGATCACGGTCGACCGGGACCGCTGCTGCGGCTCGGGCAACTGCGTGGTGACGGTGCCCGAGGTCTTCGACCAGGACGACGCCGAGGGGCTGGTTGTCCTGCACCAGCCCGAGCCCCCACCCGAGTACGCCGACCGACTGCGGGAGGCCGTCGACCTCTGCCCGGCCGGGGCGATCCGGCTGGACGAGTGACCCCGGCCGCTGTCGACGGCGGCGACGTCCCGGCCGCCGTCGACAGCGGCGATGTCCCGGCCATGCCCCTGGGCCGGGCCGGAGCACCGACGTCACGAGGGCGCCGACGCCGGTTCCGGCGTGACGACCACCGGTGACCGCTCGTCGGCGTGTGCGATCCGGGTCAGCTCACGCCACAGCGCGACCACGAAGATCGCCGAGCCGGCGAAGGCGAACCAGAAGGGTGCGGTCACGCCGTAGTGGGCGGCCAGCGTGCCGCCGATGGCCGAGCCCACGACCAGGCCACCGAAGACGCTGATGGTGTTGATGCTGTTCACCCGCCCCTGCAAATGCAGCGGGACGGCCCGCTGCCGCACCGTGAGGGAGGTGGTGTGCCAGACGAACGCGTGCGCGCCGAAGACAAAGAAGATCAGGGAGGCCAGCCACCACACGGTGGTGAGGGCGAGGGCGAGGTGGGTGAGGGTCTCGATGACCAGTCCGACCCGCATCACGTTACCCAGGCTCACCCGTCGGGTGATCCATCCGTACAGGGCCGTTCCCAGCAGGCCACCGACCGCCGAGACGGTGGCGATCAGGCCGAACCCGATGGCGCCCAGACCCAGTCGTTGCCCGGCGTAGAGCACCAGGACCGACCAGGCCGCACCATAGGTGACGTTGAAGATCAAAATCGTCAGACACAGCGTACGGATGGCCGGATGGCGCACGGTCCAGCGGAAACCCTCGACCATCTCCCGCCACACGCCCGTCGGCGCACCTGCCGCTTCCTGTCCCGCGACCGGCAGCACGACCCTCGACACCAGCAGTGCACCGGCGGCGGCCAGGACCGCCTCGGTCACGAACGGCCAGGCCGAGCCGGCCGCGAACAGGGCCGCCCCGATCGGCGGGCCGGCGAGCTGGTTGAGCGTGATGAAACCGGTCTGCAACCGTACGTTGGCCAGCCCCAGGTCGTCGCGGGACACCAGCGTCGGCGTCAGCGTCGTCGACGTGTTGTCGGCGAACACCTCGGCGGTGGCCAGCACTCCCAGCACCACCAGCACCCCGACCACCGACGCCCGATCCGTCAGCATGGTGACGACCAGGACGACCAGCACCAGCACCCGGACCGCGTTGGCGACGATCACGATCCGGCGCCGGTCGTGCCGGTCGGACAGCACGCCGGCGTACAGGCCGAACAGCAGCGGCGGCGCCCACCGCAGCAGCGCCGCCAGCGACACCAGGAACGCGTTGTCGGTCAGCGATGCCACCAGCAGCGGCCCGGCCGCGACCGCCACGCCGTCACCGAGGTTCGTTGCCCAGGACGAGGCGAGCAACCAGCGGTAGCCCGTTCCCAACCGCGCCGGTACGACCGTCTCCAGCACCTTGTTCACAAGGTCAGCACCCTACGTCCGTGATCGCCCGACGGTATACCCATATTCCCGCCTCCGGTGCTGCCGGCCCGCGGCCGGAGGCGGGACGCCGGGCCGGGGTCAGGCCAGCTGGTCGCCGATGACCGACAGCAATCGCAGCTTCCGGTGGCTCTCGGTGCCCGGTACGGCGGTGTAGACCACCAGGAGCTGGGACTGGTCCGGGTCGACCAGGGTCTGGCAGTGCAACTCGATCAGGCCGAGTTGCGGGTGCTGGACGCGCTTGGGCGCGCAGTAGGGTCCGGCCACCGGATGGGCGCGCCACAGCTCGGCGAACTCCGGGCTGACCGGGAGCAGTGCGTCGACGATCGCGACGGCGCGGGAACCCGTGCCGTCACGGGTGTACGCGGCGTGCAGGTTGGCGACCATGAGTCGGCTCTGCTCCGCCTGGTCCTCTTCGGGGTGGATCGACCGTGACGTCGGGTCGGTGAACCAGCGGTAGTGCTTGCTGCGCGCGAGGCCGGTGAAGGCGGCCTCGTCGCCGAGCAGGGCGACGGAGAGGCGGGTCTGCCTCAGCGTCTCGCCGAGATGGCTGACCACCTGGGCGGCGGCGTCCTCAAGCCCGTCGAAGATGCGCATCATGCCGGGATTGATG is a window of Micromonospora sp. NBC_01699 DNA encoding:
- a CDS encoding 3'(2'),5'-bisphosphate nucleotidase CysQ, with product MNVLEPPSSVAPTSDGDFAAWLAERAGRLLLRVRAEHGHDDPAALKRAGDQASHHLLRDELARHRGTDAVLSEEDDDARRAWADGTAGAAPDRLGADRVWIIDPLDGTREFSEPGRSDWAVHVALWARTAATEHRLVAGAVALPAQHRTLGTENPPPRPAAPDGRTIRLAASRSRPPAFLTELAEEVGAELVPMGSAGAKIAAVVGGEVDAYVHAGGQYEWDSAAPVAVATATGLHASRIDGSALRYNEADPRLPDLVVCRPELAEPLLAALRRHLSLVPATTTAAG
- the cysD gene encoding sulfate adenylyltransferase subunit CysD, with protein sequence MTTPAAYRVSHLDALEAESIFVMREVVAELERPVLLFSGGKDSIVMLRLAQKAFAPGRIPFPVMHVDTGHNFAEVLEYRDRRVVELGLQLVVASVPEALESGLVRESADGMRNRIQTPVLLAAVEKYRFDALFGGARRDEEKARAKERVFSFRDDFGQWDPKNQRPELWSLYNGRHHPGESIRVFPLSNWTELDIWHYIARERLALPSIYYAHEREVIERDGMLYAVNEFIAPRGGEVPFTERVRYRTVGDASCTAAVRSVADSVELVIEEVAATRITERGATRGDDRVSEAAMEDRKREGYF
- a CDS encoding sulfate adenylyltransferase subunit 1 is translated as MSTTAVTEVVPVEGRAMDLLRFATAGSVDDGKSTLIGRLLYDTKSLFTDQLAAVEAVSAARGDEYTNLALLTDGLRAEREQGITIDVAYRYFATPRRKFIIADTPGHVQYTRNMVTGASTADLALILVDARKGLVEQSRRHAFLCSLLRVPHLVLCVNKMDLVDWSQDVFERISDEFTAFAAKLEAPDLTVVPISALHGDNIVTRSEHTPWYEGPSLLHHLERVHIASDRNLVDVRFPVQYVIRPQSTTVTDYRGYAGQVASGVLKPGDEVMVLPSGFTSRIAGIDTADGPVTEAFPPMSVTVRLTDEIDISRGDLICRPNNAPTIAQDIQAMICWMDESRPLRPGAKYAIKHTTRTARTVIRELHYRLDVNSLHRDETATELGLNEIGRIRLRTTIPLLADEYRRNRTTGGFILIDETTNRTVAAGMIVDTN
- a CDS encoding spermidine synthase; this encodes MGARFEELDWRETEIGAISLRRRFDPSLRVEVYEVKLDDEFLMSSLFTVAEVELARLGLAELSGGDLDVIVGGLGLGYTARAALEDRRVRSLTVVEALGAVIGWHRDALLPYAAELTSDSRTRLVHGDFFAMAAGDTGFDPDAPGRRFDAVLLDIDHSPRQVLHPGNAAFYTPDGLRRLAGRLRAGGVFALWSNDPPDDDFIAVLDEVFATTKAHVVSFPNPLQERIATNTVYVSRLT
- a CDS encoding CG0192-related protein, coding for MALLHRASLHPTKLELLAPWLPGRRWYRGSPGAEIVRVAACRFDDPAGEVGIETLLVSAGDSPAHQVPLTYRGAPLDGGERWLVGTTEHSVLGRRWVYDACGDPVYVAALASTIHTGAGQAEEFVQVDGRLDRRDPDMVVVGSGTRDADVPAAGGHRPVVTDEDDATVITAGRVRLTVIRRPGGDERPDRPTLTGTWSGQPNPLTLAYADVAP
- a CDS encoding cupin domain-containing protein, with the protein product MNDSAIPPDDPNRTLVHSRPDDPALPHVAVAGGTYTILVAGEQTAGRYCLIDMRVPPGGGPPPHRHDFEEMFTVLDGAVEFTFRGESTVARAGETVNIPANAPHFFRNSSDHPARLLCMCTPAGQDEFFLRVGDPVDGPTAPAPKLDAAQQDERKARAGRLAAEYRTEMLTP
- a CDS encoding PGPGW domain-containing protein, whose translation is MNSPDSELVKRATATRLAARRERHRRRPAVVRALIDLGGGLLSLVGLVLLWAPEFGLPLLLAGFGLLALEFDWAFRARAWTEWRAALLRRRFVTQPPAVQAALPITMLAIIGIVLWRVLF
- a CDS encoding DJ-1/PfpI family protein → MYAQIVLFDGFDPLDVIAPFEVLAAGSDAVGGELVVELVRAQGPGPVVSGTRGLVLDATSRLDPARPGYVLVPGASGPTVGDPDEGIETIPVLLARFGDTEAVPLIRQALDNPEVTVAAVCGGSLALAMAGLITGRHAVTHVQGMDVLQATGVSAVPARVVDDGDLISAGGVTSGLDLGLHILEREYGPRVAHAVEALFEYERRGTVWRNVGRQPVAV
- a CDS encoding GlxA family transcriptional regulator — encoded protein: MHTVVVLALPDTIAFDLTTPIEVFGRVRLPGGRPGYRVQVCADEPTVTAGPIRLATDHGLDALTRADTIVVPGRNDPSAATPAAVADALREAAAAGTRIASICVGAFTLAAAGLLDGRRATTHWAATDRFRAAFPGVDLDPDVLYVDSGQIVTSAGATAGIDMCLHLVGRDYGAAVAADASRLTVAPLHRDGGQAQFIVRAGPGPTAPALAHVLEWIEENSHRDIDLGDLADRAAMSIRTLNRRFHEETGHTPMQWLNGVRIRRARELLETTDHGIDRVARQVGFTSPTNFRTQFKRVSGVAPRAYRGTFRTDRH